In Myxococcales bacterium, the DNA window TCGGCGTCCAGGCGAACGGATTCGCGACCTCCCACGAGGGGCGAGGACGTCGTACATCGTCTTCTCCTCGCGGCGCGAGGGCACGCTCACCCGGGCACGACGATGCCGCTCGAGAACCGCGCTCGTAGCGTACGCGGAGGGGGCATGCCGTGGATCGCGAGGGCCCGAACGAGGGCCGTCGCCGATGCATAGCCGACCTCGGACGCGACGTCGGCGACGGTGCCGTGCCCATTTCCGACGAGGACCGCGGCGATCTGGACACGCCAGCGGTTTCTGAGGTCCCGCCACGAGCGCGCGTTTTGGTGGTGCTTGCGCATGTACTCGCGGATCCGCCTCTGGAGCTGCCGCTCCGAGAGCCCGACGGCCTCCGCGAGCGTGCGGGCGTCGGCCGCGGTCGCGAGGCTCGCGAGCTGGGCGTCGAGACCGGCTGCGATGCGCACCTCGAGCTCGGTCGGTCCTCCCACGAGCGCTTCGGACGAGAGCCCGTGGTCGACACCCGCCGCAGAAAAGGCTTCGAATGCGTCGTGGAACGTAGCGCGCTGTTCGGAGTGGGGGTCCTCGAGGCGCACGCGGAGCGCGTCCGTGCGCGTCGACGTACCCATCCGCACCGGGCCGGAGAGCGACGACCCGCGATCGATAGGCCACTCGAGCTCGACGAAGCCTGCGTCCTCGAAGCGCCCGCGCGCCATGAGCTCCGGCCGCAGGAGCACGACGTCCCCCGGTAGCGCGACGAGCTCGTCCCACACGATCCGCCCCTCGTTCACGGCGAGCGCTAGGGCGTGGCTCGGCGTCGCGACCCACGGGAACGCGCGCGTGAGGACGCGTTCGTCCACGACGATCCCGGCGTATCGGGTCGCCCGCAGGACGACGTCGGGACGACGCAAGGAGACGACGCGTAGGCGGCAAGACGAGCGACGTGCCTCGAAGCGAAGGTCGGACCGGACGGCGAGGGGCTCCCGTTCCACGCGTCGAGAGTACCGAAAAATCCCGTCGCCTGGCGCGCACCACGTCGAGCGCGTCGTCCCGGCTCGCGAGGGAGACCCACACGCCACCCACCGCACGGTCACGCGTCGCGTCGTTCGAAAGACGCGGCGACACGCTCGCGCGAGGAGTAGGGTTGGGCGAGCGTCGCCCGCGGGGGGCCCGAAACGACACTCGAGGACCGTCTTGCGATCACTTTGCCCCTCGCTCCCACGCACGACGCTCCTCGCTCTCGCGTGGGCCGCCATGGTGAGCCTCGCCTTCGCCGCTTGCGGGGGCACCCCATCCGTCCCGAAGGACGCCGAGGCTCCACGAGAGGACGCGTCCGCGGACGCGCAAGCCCCCGTCCCGGACGAGGACGCCTCCCTCTCCGATGCGGGCGGCGACACGACGGACGACCGCACCCTCCCCGACGCGACGGCCGACTGCGGCACAGAACGGCTCCGTGTCGTCGCCGGAAATCTCTCGGGCACGGGCGCCACGTACGACGATGGCCGAGGCGCGCGCATCTTCAAAGGGCTCTCGCCCGATGTCGCGCTCGTGCAGGAGCTCCGGTACGGCGACGACTCCGCGGCGGCCGAGCGAGCCTTCGTGGACGAGGCCTTCGGACCGACGTTCGCCTTCGTGCGTGGTCGGCTCTCCAATGGCTCGGACATCCCGAACGCCGTCGTCTCCCGCTTCCCCATCCTCGCTTCGGGCGAGTGGACCGACCCCGAGGTCGGGAACCGGACGTTCGTCTGGGCGCAGATCGACGTCCCCGGCCCGCGCGATCTCTACGCGGTGAGCGTGCATCTCCTCACGACGAACGCCACCGCGCGCAACCTCGAAGCGAAGGCGCTCGTCGCGGAGATCGCGAAGCTCCCGCCGGGCAGCCTCGTCGTGCTCGGCGGCGACCTCAACACGACGATCCGCAACGAGACCGCCCTCGGTACCTTCGCGGGGACGCTCGCGACCGACGGCCCGTTTCCGGTCGACCAGGCCGGCAACACGAACACGAACGAGCCCCGCTCCCGCCCCTACGACTGGGTGCTCGCGGCGCCCACGCTCGACGCCTGCCGCACGCCGGTCACGATCGGCGCGCAGACCTTCCCCTCGGGCCTCGTGTTCGACTCACGCGTGTACACGCCGCTCGAGGACGTCACGCCGGTGCGCATGTCGGACAGCGCCTCACCTCTCCAACATATGGCCATCGTTCGGGATTTCGTCCTTCCGAGGTGACTTCTCCGAGGTCGCGCCGCGCAGCGCGTACGCGGCGGAGACCACGGCGAGCACCGCCGACACGTTGAAGACGGCCGTCGGATACTGCGGGAGGAAGCGCACCGCGACGGCGCCGGCCACGAGGAAGGCGACGGCGACGAGCGCTCGCCTCGTCACGAACACCGCGACGCCGAACGCGAACGCGGCCCCGACGAGCAGGTCTCCGGCGACGACGTGAGCGCCCCTGTGCCCCATCGACAGGACCAACGCGCGGTGGGCGACGAGGCCGACCGCTGCGCCCGCACCGACCGCGAGGAGACGCCGGCCGATCGCGTTCCCGAAGAGCGAGCGCCCCACGGTCACGACGGCGAGCGCCGCGAGCACGGTGAGGCCGACGGGAATGGCGAGCGCGTCTCCCATGGCCAGGGTCTCGAACGCGTCCTCCGGGAGGGGCTCGAGACCTCCACCGAAGATCGTCGTCGCGACGGCCAGCGCCGCGACGACCGCGAGCCCCCACGTCCTCGCGCGCGCGCCGACCCCGAGATCCGCGTCCCGACGCGCACGCCGGAGCTCTCTGTCGCTCGCGGCCCGCCCCGAGAGGAGCGCTTCGAGGGCGACGAGGCGCTCTGCAAGGGGAGCGGGCACCTCGTCCATGGCCTCCGCGCACTCCCGGGCGCCGACGAGGTTCTCGCGCGACAGCTCGAGGTCCATCGTGGCGCGCAGCGCGGACGCGAGCCCCTCGCGCGCGACGGGATTTTCGGACCACCTCGCGAGCGCGCTCCGGAAGGCGAACGTCGCCTCCGCGAGCCTCTTCACCCGCTCGCGCGCCGACGCCTCCGAGGTCTCCGCGCTCGAGGACGAGACGAGGCACGCTTCCCCCTCGCGCGCGAGCGCCATCGAGTCCACGTGCTCGAGGAAGTCCGCGAGGGCCGCGCGGAAGGCGAGCGCGCTCGCTGGCCTCTTCGCGGGGTCGAGGGCCGTCGCTTGGTTCGCGAGCCTTCCGAGCTCGTCGGGCACGTCCGCGCCGTAGACGACGGGTTCGGAGCGCGCCGCCCGTTCGAGGGCCTGGCGCACGGTGTCTCCGACGTGACGAGGCCCGCGGGCGAGGATCGTGTGGAGGAGGCCGCCCAAGAGATAGACGTCGGTCCACACCCCGAGCGCCTCGGCGCGCACCACCTCGGGCGCGACGTACGCCGGCGTCCCCGCGAAGGACCGCCCCGACCTCGCCTTCGTGACGTCCTCCGCGATCCCCCAGTCGACGACGTAGACCTCGCCGAGGGAGCCGACGAGCACGTTGTCGGGCTTGAGGTCGAGGTGCAGGACCCCCCGCAGGTGCGCGCCGTGGACGGTCCGCGCCACCTCCATGAGGACGGCGAGATGGGCGCGCAGGCGATCGTGCGGCAGCGTAGGCACGACGGTCCACGGGGCCTCATGCGCGAGGAGATCCGTCCAGCGCTCGCCGACGATGCGCTTCATGACGAGGACCGGCGTCCCGCTCGCCGTCCGTCCGAGGAGGTGAATCGGCGGGACCCCCGGATGATCGAGGTGCCCCGTGATGGCCCCTTCGCGAACGAGCGCGTCCACCTGCTCGACGGCGCGCGGATCCCGAGGGACCTTCACCGCGACCTCGCGGAAGAGAGACCGCTGCTCGGCGAGGAGCACGCGCCCCATCCCCCCTTCGGCGATCACGCCGCGCACGACGAGGTCCTCGCCTCGCGCGGCGGACGGCTCCTCACCGAGCCCGGGAGGGAACGCGACGTCCGCCCTCCCCAGCTCGGCGACCCGCGCCGAAAAGGGAGAGCCAGCGAAAGTCCGAGCGGCCGGCGAGATGGTTTCTCCAGGGGCAGCGGCCGTGGCGGCGAACGCGAGCGCGTCGTCCGGGGCGTCGTTCGACATCCCGAGAGTCTACCCGGACCGCCGCCAGTCGGATGGCCGGCGCGCGACGCGAAGAACGTGGTGGCTCTATCGGTCGACGAGCGCGAGGGCCGGCTCGTGGTAGCCTCGGAGGCATCCGTGGAGGTTTCGTGAGCACTGGAAAAGAGAGCTCTCGCGTGGGCACCAAGGTCGGCGCGTATTCGCTCGAGAGGGCCATCGGGCACGGCGGCATGGCGACCGTCTACGCCGCGCGAGGGCCTGGCGGAGCCACGTTCGCCATGAAGGTGCTGCACCACCCCCTCACGACGGACGAGATCGTCGTGGCCCGCTTCTTCGAGGAGGCCTACCTCGTCAACTCGGTGAAGCACCCGGGCGTGTGCCGCGTCGTGGACGACGGGGTGTCCGAAGATCGCTGCCCGTACCTCGTCATGGAGCTGCTCGACGGCGAGAGCCTCGAGGCGTGCCTCGCCGCCCGCGGGAAGCTCACCGTGGGGGACGCGCTCGACATCGGCATCGACGCGGCCGACACGCTGAAGGCCGTGCACGCGGCGGGCATCGTGCACCGCGATCTCTCGCCGGGGAACGTGTTCCTCACGACGCAAGGCACGGTAAAGATTCTCGATTTCGGCGTAGGTAAGGGCAAAGCCCTCATCGCGAAGACGCTCGAAGGCTCGCTCCTCGGCACCCCCGCGTTCATGTCGCCCGAACAGGCGACAGGCTCCGGGAAAGACGTGGTCGACGGCCGCAGCGACGTGTTCTCGCTCGGGGCCGTGCTCTTTCGCGCGCTCTCGGGCCGCAACGTCCACGACGCCGAGACCACCGTGGCCCAGTGGTTCTCTGCGGCACGAAAAGCGGCCCCGTCCCTCCGCGAGGTCGCACCCGACATGCCCGAAGAGATCGTGCGCACGATCGACGCGGCGCTCGCGTTCGAGCGCGACTCACGGCCCGACGCCGCGGCGTTCCATGCCTCGCTCGTTTCGGCGCGCGCCTTCTTGCGGGGCGACGTGGGCGCCCCCGCGGAGACCTCGTTCGTCGCCATGATCACGGAGCTCCGCGACCTTCAAAAACGCTGAAGCCCTCGCCGGGCAACAGTAACCCGCGAAGTTCGTGCTACCGTGCCACGGTGCCCGGTTCACGTGCCCAAGACTCCATCGACCAGGTAGGCAGCTTCCAGGTCATTCGCACGCTCGCCACGGGGGGCACGAGCGACATCCTCCTCGCGCGGTCCTGCGGGCCGCACGGGTTCGAGCGCACCGTCGTGCTGAAATGCCTCGACGGGCAGCACCGGCCCGAGAGCGACTTCGCCAAGATGTTCATGACGGAGGCCACGGCGTACTCGCGCCTGTCGGACGCCTCGATCGTGAAGCTCTTCGACTTCTTCTCGCACGACGAGCGGCTCGTGATGGTGCTCGAGCACGTCGACGGGCTCACCTTGAGGCGCCTCCGCGCGAGCGCCGAAGAGCTCGGTATCGAGCTCTCCGATCGGGCGGTGCTCTACGTGGCTGGGAGGATCTTCGCCGCGCTCGCGTGCGCCCACGGCTCGACGGACGAGGCCGGCAAGGCGCTCCCGATCGTGCACCGCGACGTGAACCCGTCGAACGTGCTCGTCTCGTGGGACGGCGAGGTCAAGCTCGCCGACTTCGGCGTCGCCCGGGTCACGGGCCTCCACGCGGCCACGGTCGGCGGCGCGATCAAGGGCAGCCTCGGCTACATGGCCCCCGAGCAGGTCCAAGGCGGGACCATCACGCCCGCGACGGATGTGTATGGTGCAGGGATCGTCCTCTGGGAGATGCTCACGAAGCGCCGCGCGTTCGCGCGTGAAGGCGGCAGCGACGTCGACGTGCTCCGCGCCATGTCGGAGCCGAAGATCCCCTCGATCGACGAGCTGCGCCTCGACCTCGACAAGAACGTCCGCGAGCTCGTGACCGCGACCCTCGAGCCGTACGTCGCCACGCGGACCCTCACCGCCGCGCGGATCGCGCAGACGCTCTCCGACCTCGACCCCGAAGGCGCGGGGCGGGTCGAGCTCGTCGAGGTGCTCCGGCGCGTCCGCGAGAAGAAGCCCACCAAGCCCGACAGCGCCCCAAAGGCGACCAAGGTCGCGCCGCCCGCGATCCCGTCGAACGTGCACGTGGCCGAGCCCTCGCCCCCCGTGCCTGCGGCGAAAGCGGCAGAACCGACACCGCCGAAAGCGGCTGGAGCGCCCGCGCCGAATGCAGCAGAAGCGCCCGCGCCACCGAAATCACCGCCCGCTCCGCCCGCCGGGGAGAGCGCCCGCAAGCCTCCCATGAAGCGTCGACCGTCGGGGCTCGGCCCGGGCCTCACGTCGCCCGTGACCGAGCCTGCCGCGGCGAGCGCGTCCCCCACGGTCGATACGGCCACTCCGTCGGCCTCCGCGCGCGCCGCGAGCCCCGCTCCGGCAGCCAAAGCCGAAACGCCCACCCCCGCGGCGAAGGTCGCGAGCCCAAAAGAGGCCGACACGTCGAAGGGCGCGCCGAAAGCCCCCGACGTTGGGGCACCTCCTGCTCCGTTCATGCCCAAGGTACGAGAGCCCGCGCCGCCGCGCCCACCGAGCATCGCGCCTCCTCCCGAGCTCGAGCTCGCCGACAACGGCCTCTACGTGCCCGCGAGCATCGCCGCGCCTGCCTCTGCGTCCGTCGCCGAGGTCGAGTCGATGGAGCTCTTGCAGCGCCGACGGGCCGAACGCGCGAGGGCGGTCGAGCGCGCGAAGGCCGACGGGAGCCACAAACGCGCGATCGCGGCGATGGTGGCGGTGGCCATCGTGGCCGCGGGCACCATCCTGTTCCGCATCTTCTCGACCGAAGCCGAGGCCACCACGCCCTCGCACGGGCAGACGAAGACCACGAGCGCCTCGAGCGAGCCCCCGCAGGTGTTGCCCGAGCGAACGAGCAGCGTCACGACGACTCCGCTGGTCACGCTCTTCGAGGCCACGTCGACCACGCGCCAGCCCATCTTGGTCGAGGGCGTGCTCATCGGCGAGACCCCGCTGCGCGTCGAGGTCCCGTGTGGGACGCGCGCCATTCAGATCGGCAACGACAACCCCGTGCGCACGCTCGATTTGCCCTGCGGCAAGGTGTTCTCGGTCCACGAGAAATGAGCGGCACGCGCGTACGCGGCGCGTGAAGGCCCGGGGCTCGGCACGGTCGAGCTCGATCGATTCGTGTGCCTCTGCGCTCCTCGCGGGCGCCCACTTTTGGTACCTCACGTTCATGCCCGCACCTCGCCACGACGAATTCGAAGCGCGCCTCGGCCTCTCGTTCCGCGACAGGTTCGTGAGGGAGCTCCCCGGAGATCCGTCGATCGAGAACGTCCCCCGGCAGGTGAAGGGCGCGGCGTGGTCGCCCGTGTTGCCCACCAAGGTGGCGGCGCCCAAGGTGCTCCTCCATTCGCGCGAGGTGGCCGAAGAGCTCGGCCTCTCCGAGGGCGTGATGCGCTCACCCGAGATGGCCGAGGTGCTCTCGGGCAACCGCATGCTGCGCGGCATGCGCCCGTACGCCGCCTGTTACGGCGGGCACCAGTTCGGGAGCTGGGCCGGCCAGCTCGGCGACGGGCGCGCGATCACGCTCGGAGAAGTCGCCACGCCGAGCGGTAAAATCCAGGAGATCCAGCTCAAGGGGGCGGGGCCCACGCCCTACTCCCGCAGGGCCGACGGGCGCGCCGTGCTCCGGAGCTCCGTTCGCGAGATGCTCTGCTCCGAGGCCATGCACCACCTCGGCGTGCCCACGACGCGCGCCCTCGCGCTCACGGCCACGGGGGAGAGCGTGGTGCGTGACATGCTCTACGACGGAAACCCCAAGGCCGAGCCGGGGGCGGTCGTCGCGCGCGTCGCGCCGTCGTTCGTGCGCTTCGGCAACTTCGAGCTCCCCACCGCCCGCAAAGACGAAGAGCTCCTCCGCGCGCTCACGGCGCACGTGATGAAGCACCACTACCCCGAGCTCGTGAAGGCCGGGGATCCCACCTCACCCGACAGCGTCGCTGCCTTCTTGATCGAGGTCGCCGAGCGCACGGCGCGCATGATCGCCGAGTGGATGCGCGTGGGCTTCGTCCACGGGGTCATGAACACCGACAACATGTCGATCCTCGGGCTCACGATCGACTACGGCCCCTACGGCTGGCTCGAGGGCTACGACCCGGGCTGGACCCCGAACACGACCGACGCCCAGGGCCGCCGCTACCGCTATGGCGCACAGCCAAGCATCGGCGCGTGGAACGTGGCGCGCCTCGCCGACGCGCTCGCTCCCCTCTTGCCCGAGGGCGCGGGCGATCAAGCCATGAAGGCTTACGGCACCACGTGGGAGGAGCGCGAGCTCCGCATGTACGCCAAAAAGCTCGGGCTCCGCGCCGTGCACCTCCCCGAAGAGGGGGAAAGCGGGCCTTCCGACATGCCGCTCCTCGAGGGGCTCTTTGGCCTCTTCGGCAAAGCCGAGATCGATATGCCGCTCTTCTACCGCGCGCTCGCCGACGTCCCCACGCACGAGCCGCTCGCGCCCGAGGCGTGGGCGAACGTCGCGGGAGAGGTGCTCGGGCACACCTTCTACGACGCCGAGGTCGAGCGCGAGCTCCGCCCCACGGTGGGCGCGTGGCTCTCCACGTACGCGGCGCGCGTCCGCGACGATGGCCGCGATCCCGAGGAGCGCCGGGCCTCCATGCGCCGCGCGAATCCCAAGTACGTGCTCCGCAATTGGCTCGCGCAGAAGGCCATCGACCTCGCCGAGGCCGGCGACACGAGCGAGCTCGAGGCGCTGCTCGACGTGCTCCGAAGGCCCTACGACGACCAACCGGGCCGCGAGGCCTACGCGCAAAAACGCCCCGAGTGGGCCCGCCACAAAGCGGGCTGTTCCATGTTGAGCTGCAGCAGCTGACGTGGCGTGGCGCACGCACGCCGTGCGATCAAGGAAGTACGGCGGGATCAATCCGCGCAGCAGCGGAACCCGATGGTAGCTGGGCACACCATCGGAGCCACACGCCGCGAGGATGGCGCACGCGAGCGAGGCGGCAATCAGAGACCTCACGCGGCGGGTATCATTCGCCAAGGCGAAAATCGACGCGCCCGAGCGTGATTCCGAGCGCGAGAAAAAGCGACGAGTACGCGTACGGCTCCGTCGACTGCAGATAGGTAACCTCGGGGAATACGCCAAATCCCCTTTTGGAGTGAACATCGAGGCCGAACCCCAGGCGGCCGTGCCAGCCGTCGGGCCGCCCCCCACCCGAAACGGGGATGGGAGAGATGCCGATGACGGTCTCTCCGCCTCCAGACGCGTAGGCCTTATGCGACAAGGAAACACCTGCCGTCGCCACCAGGCGAAGCCACGAAGTCGCGTCGTACGAGACGACCGCGGGCGCGTGGAACCAATACCCTTGTCCCGCGCGCCCTCCCGGAATCACCGCAACCGCCCAACGTTCCGACAGGTACGGGGCGATCTTGAAATCCCACCCGAACGTCATGGCATTGAACCGAATGCCAAGATCCGTATGTTTGCTCGTACCGACACGAAGGAGGCCCGTCGCGCTCGGGCCGATGTCCGAGAACTCCTTGCTGCTCAAGAACACGACCGGCTCGAGCGCGACCCCGGCCATGATGCTCCCCGTCTCGACCGGCCGCGCGGAGGTGTAGAGGCCGGGCGAATGGCAGCCCGCCACCACGAGCGCGGCAAGTGCCACGACGGTCGGGTCGAGAAGTCGCCGTTCGGGGTGCAACATTCCACGTCGTGTACGAAGGTTCATCGGTCGTCGCACAACGCCACCGTACCTGAGGCCACGGAATCCGCCACGCCCACGAGGACAGCTGCCCATCTGCCTCGGCCCGCCCCGCGACTGGAGACGCCCGCCGAACGACGGAAAGCGGAAACCTCCGTGGGCTCCCTCTGCGGTTGCGAGCCTCGATCGCGTGGTTCGAGGTCTCCAGGATGTCCTGGTTCGCTCGGGGGAGGCGGCAGCTCGGTGAGGCTTGGGAGGGGGAGAGATGTCGAAGGCTTCGCGTCCGTGTCCGGGAGGGCGCGCGCGCATGGCACGAGCGACCCCCGCGCCCTTTCACCCCGCGTTCACACGCCCCGCTCCGCCTTTTCACCCGCGTGCGGGCCGAGGTTCGCACCCCCGTGCCACCGTGAGGCATGCCCATCCCGACGCCTCCGTGCCTCCACGCGGTGCAGCGCAGCCTCACGGTCCTCTTCATGGTCGGCCTCGGCCTCTCGGCCTGCAAACGCGAGCCCCCTCCCCCGCCTTGGACGGGCATCTCCGAAGATCCCGAGCCGCCATCGTCCGGCCGCATCCGCACCTTGGTCGCGGCGAGCGAGCATGTCTGTGCACTCTACAACGACGGGAGCGTGGCCTGCTGGGGGCAAGGCGCCGAGACCGCCCTCGGGCGCCCTATCCCCGCGAACACGGCCGCGCGCGTCGAAGGGGTCACGGGAGCTCGCCGGCTCGCTGTGGGAGCGTGCAACGCGTGCGCTCTCGACGGCGAAGGCCACGTGACCTGCTGGGGCTTCAGCGGCTACTACTGCGAGGAGTCACGTCAGGGCCACGCGGCGGCGCTCCTCTTCCCCAGGCCGAAGCGAATCGAGGGAATACCAAGAATGCGATTGATCGCCGCCGAGACGCTCGGCGACTCGGTCACCGCCATCGGAGAGGACGGCGCCGTGTGGACGTTCGGGAGCGACTGCTCGTCCTTCACCGATAGCTCCGGCGGGGGTTGCCGGAGCGCGCGCTTCCACACGTTCCGCCACTCGCACGACGCGAGCCCCTACGACGCGTGGGAGCGCGCCGTCGCCACCGATGCGGTCGACCTCGCCCCGAGCCAAATGCCGTGCTCTCGCGACATGAGCGGCCACACACGCTGCTACTCGGGGAACATCACCGGCGGGGACGGGCGGCCCTTCGCCGCGCTGAGCGCGCCCGACGGGACCGTGACCCGCATGAGCGCGTCGTACCGCGAGACGTGCTTCGTCCTCGCGACGGGCGGCGTCGAGTGCCGCTCCACCGAAGGCATCGTCGTCCCCACGTTGCCAGGGCCTGCCCGCACCGCCGCCACCAGCGGGATCCACGGATGCGCGACGGGGCACGATGGCTCCCTCTCGTGCTGGAACGGCCCTTCACTCGCCACCGGCCCGACATCACCGGCCCCCGTGATCACCCCCGAGCCCTTCAGCTACGACCACGCGGCGCACGCGCGTGTCGTCGTCGCCACGGGCTTCGACCTCTGCACCCTCGCGAACGACGACACGGTCACCTGCGGCGTCACGACGGGTCCCAAGCGACGCATCGCGCTGCCGTGAGCCGCGGCGCCGCGTTTCAGACGCTCACGCCGCGCTCCAGCAGCACCTCGTGCGCGAGCTCGATGCACGGGCGGCACAAGCGCACCTCGCCGTAGGTCCGCGTGCTCCGGCGCTCGAGACCGCAGAAGCTGCAGGCCGTAGGCGATCCGTCGCGGTAGGCCACGCCACCACGCCGAGGCAGCGCCGGCTCCTCGGGCACCACGAAGAAGAGCGCGCGCACGCGCTCGAACCAGGGTTTTTCCGCCACGAGCCGCACGACGCAGCGGTCGCAGATGCTCGCACGGGCGGCAACCACGAGGTAGGCCACGCCGGCGCGGGCCGCCCCACACACCGAGCAGCGCCCTTCGTGCGGAGCGTGACCTCCGGCGCTCACCGCCGCGTAGCCTTCATCCCGAGCGCCACGACGAGCGCCACTCCCACCACCACGAAGGGCGCGAGGGTCATCGGCTCGCCCGCGATCGTCGTGCGGAGGAGCGAGACGACCGCCCAAAGCACCGCGACGAGCACCACGAGCGCCACGTACCCCCGGCGGAACGCCCGTTTGCGCGTCTCGGGAGCGAGCCCGTAGAGCGCCGCGTACGAGCCGAGCATGAGGCTGCCGGCCTTGGCCCCGGACGTCCACGTGGCGAGCGCCTCCTGGTGCTCCCCGAGCTTCTCGTGGGCGTCCGTGCGGAGGGCCACGGCCAAGAGCCGAAGGGGACCCGAGAACGCCGAAGCCGCGTCCCCGTGCCCGATCACGTCGAGCACGCCGCGCGGGCCCTCTTCTTCGCGCGCCACGAACGCCTCGGCCACACGCACGTCGGTCACGACCTCGGGCGCGCGCATCTTCGGCGGTACACGCGCGAGCCAGGCCTGCGCGAGCGGCACGGCCTTCGACTGCGCCGCCAGGCGCGCGAGGCGCGCGAGGAGCATCGCGCGGTACTGCGGGATCTCGACCTTTTCGAGCGCGGCTTCGAGCACCGATCGCGCACGCACGAGCTCTTTTTCGCGGAGGGCAGCGCTGCTCAGGCTGCCTGCGAGCCACACGAGACGGTACTCGTGCGTGGCGCGCGCCTCGTCGTCGTCGGGCACCGGCGAGGTCTTCGCCTCCACCCACGCCTTGCGGAGCGCGTCTCGCTTCTCGCGCCCCGTCATGCCAGGCGGAGGCTTCGAGAGATCGAGGGTGAGCGGGAGCTTGCGCCCCGAGGCCCCGCGGTCCTTCCCTCGGTACGCGCTCTCGCCCGAGCCCTCGCCCGAAGGCCGAACGAGCGCGGCCACGGCGTCCTCGCGCCCGCAGTACCCGCACGTGACGTTCACCGTGCCGTCCGGAGAAATGCGCCCCGCGACGGGCTCGTGGCATTGCGCGCACTCCCGGACCGAAACGTCGGGATCGGTGAGATCGAACAGGTCTTCGGCGGCGCCCATCGGCGCAAGAATACGCGGAATCGTAGCCCTGCCTTCCCACGAAGAGCAGATCGGCACGTCGTAGGGATCGAATGGCGCGCTCGTGCGTTCATGGGGGTCCGTGACCCACATCTCGCTTCGCAGCCGGGCTCTTCCGCTCACCTTCACCTTTGCCGTGGCGCTCGTCACCGCGGCGTGCAGCCGATCCCGAGGCCCCTCGCTCGACGTCTCCGCGAGCCCATCGGCCCAGGCGCGATCGACCGCTGCCACTCTACCCTCCGCACCGGCACCCGACGGCTCGTCTCCCGACACCAAACCGAGCTCGCCTCTCGTGCTGACCGAGGTCGGGCCGGGCAGCTTCGAGATCGCGACCACGCGAGAGATCTCGCTCGGCGCGTCCCTCGAGCTCGAGCGGGCCGAGGGCGACGGCTTCGTTCGGCTCGCCGATCTCGACGGCGGCAAGGGCCTCACGCTCACCACGAGCTGCGCTGCACCACTCTCCGGCTGCGTCTCGCTCACACCGGAGAGGCCGCTCGTCCCCGTCGCGTGGAGCGGCCTCCACTG includes these proteins:
- a CDS encoding YdiU family protein — encoded protein: MPAPRHDEFEARLGLSFRDRFVRELPGDPSIENVPRQVKGAAWSPVLPTKVAAPKVLLHSREVAEELGLSEGVMRSPEMAEVLSGNRMLRGMRPYAACYGGHQFGSWAGQLGDGRAITLGEVATPSGKIQEIQLKGAGPTPYSRRADGRAVLRSSVREMLCSEAMHHLGVPTTRALALTATGESVVRDMLYDGNPKAEPGAVVARVAPSFVRFGNFELPTARKDEELLRALTAHVMKHHYPELVKAGDPTSPDSVAAFLIEVAERTARMIAEWMRVGFVHGVMNTDNMSILGLTIDYGPYGWLEGYDPGWTPNTTDAQGRRYRYGAQPSIGAWNVARLADALAPLLPEGAGDQAMKAYGTTWEERELRMYAKKLGLRAVHLPEEGESGPSDMPLLEGLFGLFGKAEIDMPLFYRALADVPTHEPLAPEAWANVAGEVLGHTFYDAEVERELRPTVGAWLSTYAARVRDDGRDPEERRASMRRANPKYVLRNWLAQKAIDLAEAGDTSELEALLDVLRRPYDDQPGREAYAQKRPEWARHKAGCSMLSCSS